The sequence CAGGTAATCGCGCTTGCCGCTTTTTGCATCCTGGGCGTCGCTATAGCTATTAAACTCCATCAGGCTGCCATTAGTAAACTCAAAAACACGGTCGGTACGGTTATAATTTTTAACCATTTTTTGTAGCGCAGGCGATGTACGGTAGATCTCCATCGCATCTCTGAGCGCCCCGACCTTAAGATTAGGGATATCTTGCCCGACGATGGTGATCACCACCTTTTCCGAACAAGCCAGCACAAACAAAACCTGTTCGATAGCGTAGGTTTTACCTGAACTTGTGCCGCCCTGGTTAACTACCACATTGGCTGTAGTGTTGTAATTTTGACTAAATAAAATAGTGCTTTGCATAAAAGATGTGGTTTAGGGGGGAGATTGCAGAAAGCAATCAGGCAGGTATTGCCTATCAAAGTATCACTTCGCGCTCTTCGGCAGCGGTGGCTATGCTGGTGTATATTATTTCTACTTTTAGGGTACATGGCATAGTGGTGCTGCTCTTAATGTCCCGTTCGGCCCATCCCAAAATTTTCAGGGCGAAAATGGCGCCTGTTGGCGATTGTTGATGGAGACGCTTTTCGTATTCCACCTCAATTCGCAACCTGCCGCGTTTCAAGGCTTCGGCTAAGTCGCCGCCGCTGTTCTTATACTCTTCAAAGTCATCAAGACTGCTGAACCCTAAATGTAAAGCTAAACCTGTAATGGTTGGTGGTTCTGGTTCCCGGTCCCATATTTTTTGGCGTATGGTCTCATCGGTTTTGGAAGTTTTTGCAGGAATATATTCGATATGGAACTCGCCTTTGATGTGCCTGAAATAGGCATCAACAAGGCGTTCGGCCTGCCGGCTATCAGTAAGTAACATGAAAATGGATGTTTATGTGAAGAATGCCGATTGGCATAATTATAATGTAAAGGTACGAAGAAATGAATCGCAATGCAAATTATTTAGCAAAAAATATTCTGGCGGACACCATGTAGCTCAAATCCATTCTTTATTTTAGCCTAACCTTATGACCGATCTGCAAGCAAAACTCAAATTGATATACAGGCCATTTTTACTGATGGCCATAGCTTTTATAGTTATATATACCTTTTTAAACTGGTATATTGTATTGCATAATAACTAGCTGCAATGGGATGAAATACTGACGGATGTACTTATCCCCATTGTTCTTTCGTTTGTGCCGGTGATAGCATGGCTGCGGCCCCGGCTGAAATTATTGGTATTTGTACGGAAAAGTGCTAAAAACCCTGTCGCCGGTTATATAATGATAGCCGCATTTTCCATTGCCGCGCCCGCTGTCGTAGCTCAGTTTTACATGACGTCTGCCACCGGTAAGTTAACCCGGTTGGCTAATATTGATCAAATAAACCATAAGCCTTTAACAAAGTATTACCGCTTGAGTCATTACTTTATTAGTAAACGGCTGGCTAAAACCTATAGCAGCCACTCGGTAAGTAGTAAAGGACAAAGGCTAACCTGGTATCATTATATAGCTTGCCCTATATTTGCCGATACCATAGCCTACAATGTGAAATTGCCCGGGCCGGGTACCGGACAATTATTGGATACCGGATTTATATTTACACATTATCCCGCAGACCGCAAGGCGCTGATTATTGTAGATGGCAAGCCTGTTGATAAAGCTGCACTAACGCAAGTAGAAGTAGCAACCGTTAACAAGTTTTATTTTACATCGGCCCCACAGGCGATGGCTTTATATGGGCCTGGCGCCCGTCAGGGTGCTTTGGTTATTACCCTTGCAAAGCCTGTTACTATAATTCCAAAAGCGTGGCTTTGTTATAGCGATAGCAAGGAGGTAAGCAATAAGCTATCGCAGGTAGAAAAAGATACCTTGCGCAAGCAGTTTTATAACGATAGCTATTTACGGTTTGAAAAACGTTACCTTAACGACTTTGATTACCTGGACAGGATGGGTTACAGCGCGTATCGCGATAATTTTGTAAATGCGATAAATGATCCGGCATCGATAAGCGATGACCCGGTAATATTTGAAGCTTGCTATGGCAGCTTTGCTAACCGAAGCGGGTACAAATTATATTGGATGCTGGGGCTATTTGCCTTAGGAGCACTGATATTTTTTTTGATGCTGTTAAGTCCGCCAATAAACAGGGCGGAAGCAAGCGGCTGGTTGCCACGGCAGTTTTAACAATACGCTAAAAACATTTTTGGTGTCCTGTTGCTTATAGTTCTGTAACCCAAATAAACAGCATTATGGCATTTGACCAATACCACGAACCCGCAAACGAACTGCCCGAAAAAACCCGCACCTTTGCCCGGATGATCGTTTCGTTAGGTGAAGAAGCAGAAGCAATTAACTGGTACGAGCAGCGCATTGCGGTAGAGAAAAACAAGCAGGCTAAGGCTATTATGCAAAACGCCCAGCACGAGGAATTTAAGCATTTTGGCATGGACCTGGAGTTTTTGCTTCGCCAAAAACCGGTATGGCGTAAAACCCTGCAGGCAATACTGTTTAAAGAAGGCGATATTGTAGAGCTTGGTGAAGAAGGCGAAGAGGCCAGCGAGTAATACCCCACCCTAACCCCTAAGGGAGAATGAGTGATGTTGGTTAAGCGCCCGCTTTGTATTCCCCCTTTAGGGGGTTAGGAGGCTGCATTTCCTGTAATTGTATCTCGTACGCGCGCATGCGGGCATGTAGTATATCAACCTCAGTACGCAGCATTTGTATCTCGGTGATCAGCTTGGCCGATTCCTGCTTTAATATTTGCTTGTTACCGGTGCCCAGTATCAGCCACTCCGGCGAGTATTTAAGCTGGAAGCACAGTTTGCGGATAAGATAATAGCTTACGTCCTGCTTTTTATTGATCACCTTGCTGATAAAACCCTGGTCGACGCCGATAAGATTAGCTAAAGCCAGCTGGCCGCCGTGCTCTTTCACAATTACTTTAAGCCGTTTAACTACACCGTCATCTGCAGCTGTTGTCATGGTATTGCCGTTTTATACTGCAATGATATAAAAATAGGCGTAAGCGAAGCAAAAATTTAATTAATGTTTTAAGTATTGGGCCGACATTTCTTCCAGCGCATCGTAATAAACCTCCAGATCTATCAGCTTATCTTTAAAATCCTGGTGTAATTGTTCAAGGGTTTGCAGTGCCGTGGGAGTGTTTTTTAGGGCGTTATGCAGGTTATGGTATTTTATCGAGGCAGATCTTTCCTTAAACAAAGGCACTACGCCCTGGTTTTGCTTCATCATTTTGCTTACACTATCGCTATGCCTCGGACTAAAGATCAGCACGAAAGCTAATAGTAAAAAACCAAATATAATAAGCACAATGATCCCCATAGCCCTAAAACTTATATAACAAAGTTAAAAGCTATAAGTTGTAAAAACTTAATTAATATCAATATCCAGGCGATAGATCATGGCATCCAATTTCTCGTTATACTGCTGTATAGTTATCTGGTTATTTTTATAGGCAGCAACCAGTTTTTGCAATTTTTCGTTTTCAGCAGTATCATCTTTGGTGGCTTCCTGCAGGCGGGTAACTTTCATCTGGGTTGATTTTTGCTGCATTAACGGAACCACCCCCACGTTATTCTCCAGCATTTGGTTCGCGGTTTTACGGTTGCGAAATGCAAAAAAAACTACCACAACCAGCAAAACACCAATGCCGGCTAAAACTGTATTCATATCCATGCCTATAAAAACTTAAATTAGGTTTATGTATCAAATTTAAAATAATTTGAAGAAAAATATTATCAGTCAAATTAATATCCACAACCTATGGCTATAATAGAATGTGCCTATCAAGCATAAATTAAAATTTAAGTTTCGATAAGCGCAGAAATACAGCAAATTGTAAGCAAATAATATGTTAGGCGCGCCAGCTTAAAGCAATGCGATGTCCTTGTTTTGTCCACCGCATCTGCAAGTAACAGGATCAGTGAAATCAATAATCAGTCGGTGAAATCCCGTTTAATGATTATGCTTTTTATGGATATCCTTTACCAGGCAAAGCTTTTTAATATCTTCAAGCCTGATGACAAAGGGCGCATACTTCAGGCGGTTGCCGATCATCTCGGTTGTGTTATCTGAATGGGCTATCACTTCGTCTGGATTATCGCCGGCCAGCAGGCGTTTGTACATGCGGTAATCGCCCCACTCAATATAATATACCTCGCCGGGAAGTATCTTGGTGTCGTGGATGATCTTTAAGGCTACCCAACAGCCATTTTCAAGGTAGGGATACATAGAGTGGCCCCAAACCGGCAGCGCAAAGTCGCAATCCTCAATACCCGGAAAGTTCATGTGGCCTACGGGCTGTGCATCGTTAATATCGTTATATACCTCAACGCCCGATGCTGTAGCTACAACCTCGTACATTGGGATGCCCTCAAATACTGCTTTACCGGGTTTGGTTTCTGTAATTTCTTGTTTTTTAGCCGGAGTGATATGGTCTCTGTATTTTTCTTTAAATATCTTTAATTTCTCAGGGTCGATATTCTGCCTGCTTTTAATGATCTCGGTAATGGAACTTGCCGAATTAAAGCCTAAGGCTTCTGCCAATTGTATGTTGCCGCTAAAGGCTTTTCCCCTTAATTGGTTATATAAGATGATAAATTCCAGCGTCTCCGGACGGATGGTTTTTATTTTGGATGGCTTTTCTTGTATGGGCATAATGTGGAAAACTAAATAAAGATAAATCTTTACAATAATACAGATAATTCTTTATATTTGTTCATTCGATATTCAAAATTAATATAAATAATCAATAAATCAAATACAGAAGTACAGAACTTAACCAATTTACAAAAACTAAACCTTAAACATATGTATATCGCCTACTCCGCACTGCGCACCGAAGAAAAAGACCTGAACAATAACGACGCCTGGGCGCGTTACCAGGGTTACAGGGCCGCCTGCCAAAAACATAACGAAACTATCGCGGCCATACAAAAATATCTACCCGGCTGGCAACCATCCTTTCATCAAGAATTAAACAATAAATAACCCAAATAAAACCTTCCGGACTTTCGGACTTCCCGTCTTCCGGGATTAAAAATTAATCCCTGTTAACCTAATAAAAATGCTCCCCCTTCAGGGGGCCGGGGGGCTCCTTTGTTATGATAAAAATACCGCACAAACTAAAACAACAACTCTGGTGGCTGATTATTTCGGTTGATTTTGACTACAGCCGCATTGCTATTGCCGACCATGAAATTAATGGCGATGTGCTTACCTTATGGTTAGAAGATAAGCACGATTTTAAAAACTCGCTTGATGAATGCCTGCAGGCCGACATCCACCTGAAGCAATTCGCCCGGCTGATCAAAACCGAGGGCCTGAATAGTTACGAGGGCACAAAGGTGCACTCTGGCAAAAACTTTGCCTACAAAAGCCGCGTAACCATTAACGAACCGATCCGCTGGTACCAGGAGGATGCATCGCCAACCGAACAATTATGGGCGCGCGAAGCTATGCTGAAAACAATACTGACACAACTGGTGGAGACGGAGATCTATGCTGAAGCGGAGTGAGGCTTAGAACTCCAGTTTTAACCCATCGTAAGCTAACTTGATATTGGCAGGCAGGCGCTTGCTGATATCCTGGTGCCGGCCAAGCCGGTGACTGATGTGGGTAAAGTAGGTAGTCTCGGCAGCCATTTCTTCGGCAAAGGCCATGGCTTCATCAAAAGTAAAGTGCGAGATATGGCTGTCGAACTGCAATGCGTTGATCACAAGTATCTTAGAGCCCTTTATCTTCTCCTTTTCCTGCTCGCTCACCGTTTTTGCATCGGTAATATAGGTGAAATCTTTTATCCGAAAACCCAGAACGGGGAGTTTATAATGCATCACTTCGATAGGGGTGAAGTGTATTTTGCCAATGTCAAAAGGTTCAAGCCCTATAGTGTGCAGTTTTAATTCGGGTATGCCGGGGTATTTAAACTCGTGGAAGATGTACGAAAATTCCTGCTTCAGCGCTTTTTGTACACGCTCATCGGCATAAACATCTATCGCGTTTTT comes from Mucilaginibacter mali and encodes:
- a CDS encoding terminase small subunit, with protein sequence MLLTDSRQAERLVDAYFRHIKGEFHIEYIPAKTSKTDETIRQKIWDREPEPPTITGLALHLGFSSLDDFEEYKNSGGDLAEALKRGRLRIEVEYEKRLHQQSPTGAIFALKILGWAERDIKSSTTMPCTLKVEIIYTSIATAAEEREVIL
- a CDS encoding S24 family peptidase yields the protein MPIQEKPSKIKTIRPETLEFIILYNQLRGKAFSGNIQLAEALGFNSASSITEIIKSRQNIDPEKLKIFKEKYRDHITPAKKQEITETKPGKAVFEGIPMYEVVATASGVEVYNDINDAQPVGHMNFPGIEDCDFALPVWGHSMYPYLENGCWVALKIIHDTKILPGEVYYIEWGDYRMYKRLLAGDNPDEVIAHSDNTTEMIGNRLKYAPFVIRLEDIKKLCLVKDIHKKHNH
- a CDS encoding ferritin family protein, whose translation is MAFDQYHEPANELPEKTRTFARMIVSLGEEAEAINWYEQRIAVEKNKQAKAIMQNAQHEEFKHFGMDLEFLLRQKPVWRKTLQAILFKEGDIVELGEEGEEASE
- a CDS encoding MBL fold metallo-hydrolase, which codes for MIVTFLGTGTSQGVPVIACECEVCTSTDTRDKRLRTSVMLEGEGKVIVIDSGPDFRYQMLRAGVKHLDAILFTHEHKDHIAGLDDIRAFNYRQKNAIDVYADERVQKALKQEFSYIFHEFKYPGIPELKLHTIGLEPFDIGKIHFTPIEVMHYKLPVLGFRIKDFTYITDAKTVSEQEKEKIKGSKILVINALQFDSHISHFTFDEAMAFAEEMAAETTYFTHISHRLGRHQDISKRLPANIKLAYDGLKLEF
- a CDS encoding helix-turn-helix domain-containing protein; amino-acid sequence: MTTAADDGVVKRLKVIVKEHGGQLALANLIGVDQGFISKVINKKQDVSYYLIRKLCFQLKYSPEWLILGTGNKQILKQESAKLITEIQMLRTEVDILHARMRAYEIQLQEMQPPNPLKGEYKAGA